From a single Miscanthus floridulus cultivar M001 chromosome 8, ASM1932011v1, whole genome shotgun sequence genomic region:
- the LOC136475956 gene encoding uncharacterized protein isoform X2 yields MFSCVPTMAIEKIFMVDNTSVIADEVLSHRLGLIPLHADPRLFDYISENDVPNERNTIVYKLHVSCPKGSQRITVKSSELEWLPEGSQLSMAAPAQSGDKQKTFTSFSQSQKEILEKPLGVKFKDITIARLGPGQAIELEAHAVKGVGKVHAKWSPVATAWYRMLPEVVILKETEGGDAEELVKKCPINVFDIEDLGNGGKRAVVAKPRACTLCRECVMGPNGNQVELRRVRDHFICKELGYLSLSKMFSLLRLHSWTAASQNGSFSDTIALWHCTSTATF; encoded by the exons ATGTTTTCATGT GTTCCTACTATGGCAATTGAGAAAATATTCATGGTTGACAACACCTCAGTTATAGCAGATGAGGTTCTTTCACATAGACTAGGACTTATTCCACTTCATGCAGATCCAAGGCTTTTTGATTATATCTCAG AAAATGATGTCCCAAATGAAAGGAATACTATTGTTTATAAACTGCATGTTTCATGTCCAAAGGGTTCTCAACGAATTACAG TGAAATCTAGTGAACTAGAGTGGCTACCAGAAGGTAGCCAATTAAGCATGGCAGCCCCTGCGCAGTCTGGGGACAAACAGAAGACTTTCACTTCCTTCAGTCAAAGCCAAAAGGAGATCTTAGAAAAGCCTCTCGGTGTGAAGTTTAAAGATATTACTATTGCCAGGCTTGGGCCAGGACAG GCTATTGAGCTCGAGGCACATGCTGTTAAGGGAGTTGGGAAAGTTCATGCCAAGTGGTCTCCAGTTGCTACAGCCTGGTACAGAATGCTCCCTGAG GTTGTTATTCTCAAAGAAACTGAAGGTGGTGATGCAGAGGAGCTAGTAAAGAAGTGCCCAATTAATGTTTTTGACATTGAAGACCTGGGTAATG GTGGAAAGAGGGCAGTTGTTGCAAAACCAAGGGCATGCACACTCTGTAGAGAATGTGTCATGGGACCAAATGGGAATCAAGTCGAACTGCGACGTGTTAGAGACCACTTCATATGTAAAGAACTCGGTTATCTTTCCTTAAGTAAAATGTTTTCATTATTGCGCCTTCATAGCTGGACAGCTGCATCACAGAACGGAAGTTTTTCCGATACGATAGCACTGTGGCACTGTACGTCCACCGCAACATTCTAA
- the LOC136475956 gene encoding uncharacterized protein isoform X1 gives MGVDNSVSVEKFCKNFKIEINRLTEDDMEFDMIGIDASIANAFLTILIAEVPTMAIEKIFMVDNTSVIADEVLSHRLGLIPLHADPRLFDYISENDVPNERNTIVYKLHVSCPKGSQRITVKSSELEWLPEGSQLSMAAPAQSGDKQKTFTSFSQSQKEILEKPLGVKFKDITIARLGPGQAIELEAHAVKGVGKVHAKWSPVATAWYRMLPEVVILKETEGGDAEELVKKCPINVFDIEDLGNGGKRAVVAKPRACTLCRECVMGPNGNQVELRRVRDHFIFTMESTGALPPEVLFTEAVKILEEKCERVISELS, from the exons ATGGGAGTTGATAATAGCGTGTCAGTGGAGAAGTTTTGCAAGAACTTCAAAATTGAAATAAATCGTCTCACTGAAGATGATATGGAGTTTGATATGATTGGTATTGATGCATCAATAGCTAATGCATTCCTAACAATCCTCATCGCAGAG GTTCCTACTATGGCAATTGAGAAAATATTCATGGTTGACAACACCTCAGTTATAGCAGATGAGGTTCTTTCACATAGACTAGGACTTATTCCACTTCATGCAGATCCAAGGCTTTTTGATTATATCTCAG AAAATGATGTCCCAAATGAAAGGAATACTATTGTTTATAAACTGCATGTTTCATGTCCAAAGGGTTCTCAACGAATTACAG TGAAATCTAGTGAACTAGAGTGGCTACCAGAAGGTAGCCAATTAAGCATGGCAGCCCCTGCGCAGTCTGGGGACAAACAGAAGACTTTCACTTCCTTCAGTCAAAGCCAAAAGGAGATCTTAGAAAAGCCTCTCGGTGTGAAGTTTAAAGATATTACTATTGCCAGGCTTGGGCCAGGACAG GCTATTGAGCTCGAGGCACATGCTGTTAAGGGAGTTGGGAAAGTTCATGCCAAGTGGTCTCCAGTTGCTACAGCCTGGTACAGAATGCTCCCTGAG GTTGTTATTCTCAAAGAAACTGAAGGTGGTGATGCAGAGGAGCTAGTAAAGAAGTGCCCAATTAATGTTTTTGACATTGAAGACCTGGGTAATG GTGGAAAGAGGGCAGTTGTTGCAAAACCAAGGGCATGCACACTCTGTAGAGAATGTGTCATGGGACCAAATGGGAATCAAGTCGAACTGCGACGTGTTAGAGACCACTTCATAT TCACCATGGAGTCCACCGGAGCTCTGCCCCCAGAGGTGTTGTTCACAGAAGCCGTGAAGATTTTGGAAGAGAAGTGCGAGAGGGTCATATCTGAGCTATCCTGA